In Chlamydia serpentis, the following are encoded in one genomic region:
- a CDS encoding 1-acyl-sn-glycerol-3-phosphate acyltransferase, translating to MQFSRYLQHAFDNQYLPEPLYQKFSVFHQNYIDAATKKFASSQAEALCLQWVKVIIDDLKNPFIFPPYHKKIREPIDLYRLGIDFFSLVTDEQNSRVLNINCLQEIQKYIARGDNVVLLANHQTECDPQLMYYTLGKTCPELMEKMIFVAGDRVTSDPLARPFSMGCDLLCIYSKRHIANPPELREEKLFHNQKSMQILKTLLHKGGKFIYVAPAGGRDRKNDRGKLYPTEFSPESLEMFRLLAKASKQVTHFYPFALKTYDILPPPPKIEDTIGEHRAIFFAPVFFNFGEELLFDELCSKEEIISCDKHSQRMLRATKIFSIVKDLYEEL from the coding sequence ATGCAGTTTTCCAGGTATTTACAACATGCTTTTGATAACCAGTATCTCCCCGAGCCTTTATATCAAAAATTTTCTGTTTTTCATCAAAATTACATTGATGCAGCCACAAAAAAATTCGCATCTTCTCAAGCAGAGGCGTTATGTTTACAATGGGTAAAGGTTATCATTGATGACTTGAAAAACCCTTTTATTTTCCCCCCTTATCATAAAAAAATTCGAGAACCTATAGATTTATACCGCTTGGGGATAGATTTTTTTTCTTTAGTTACTGATGAGCAAAATTCTCGAGTTTTAAATATTAACTGCCTTCAGGAAATTCAAAAGTACATTGCCAGAGGCGACAACGTTGTGCTGCTTGCGAATCATCAGACAGAATGCGACCCGCAACTTATGTACTACACCCTAGGAAAAACTTGTCCTGAGTTAATGGAAAAAATGATTTTCGTAGCCGGAGATCGAGTTACCTCTGATCCACTAGCTCGTCCATTTAGTATGGGGTGTGATTTATTATGTATCTATTCTAAGCGTCATATTGCCAATCCCCCGGAACTTCGAGAAGAGAAGTTGTTTCACAATCAGAAAAGTATGCAAATCTTAAAGACCCTTTTACATAAGGGAGGTAAATTTATATATGTAGCACCTGCAGGAGGTCGCGATAGAAAAAATGACCGAGGAAAGCTATATCCCACAGAATTTTCCCCGGAGAGTTTAGAGATGTTTCGCTTATTAGCTAAAGCTTCCAAACAGGTAACACATTTCTATCCTTTTGCTTTAAAAACCTATGATATTCTCCCCCCCCCTCCAAAAATAGAGGATACGATTGGGGAACATAGAGCGATTTTCTTTGCTCCAGTGTTCTTTAATTTTGGAGAGGAGTTACTCTTTGATGAGTTGTGTTCGAAAGAGGAAATAATTAGTTGCGATAAGCATTCTCAAAGAATGTTAAGAGCAACTAAAATATTTTCTATTGTAAAAGATTTATATGAGGAGCTCTAA
- the rpmF gene encoding 50S ribosomal protein L32, with protein sequence MAVPRNRHSNARKNIRRSHDAKRIRCAAKCSNCKHAVLSHTICASCGFYNGKAVMTVEKK encoded by the coding sequence ATGGCGGTACCACGCAATCGACATAGTAATGCAAGAAAAAATATTCGAAGAAGTCACGATGCTAAAAGAATTCGTTGTGCAGCAAAATGTAGTAATTGTAAGCACGCGGTTCTTTCCCACACTATATGTGCTTCTTGTGGTTTTTATAACGGTAAAGCTGTTATGACTGTAGAAAAGAAATAA
- a CDS encoding putative Na+/H+ antiporter → MILPSYSYSLKIGAAVFFFCSILHTFLTPWLYTLCQSYEHKKLVFPESWKRYVRLSELFRILSRVEVVFFLWSIPLFFWFLYSEGFRITMAYFNSRNYGFAVFIMVILILLESRPIVFFAERVLSTIAKLGNTSPKAWWWTLMIAPPLLSCLLKETGAMIIGATLLMKHFYSFSPSRRFAYATIGLLFSNISIGGLTSYVSSRALFLIFPALKWDHSFFLSHFAWKAVISILVSTTIYYFIFRKEFKNFRDIPNTKDSTGEQVPWWIICVHIIFVGSIILSRATPLFMGALLLFYLGFQKFTIFYQDTINVPKVCYVGLFYAGLVVFGDLQEWWVLNLMHGLSDFGYMTVSYTLSIFLDNALVNYLVHNLSVATDCYHYLVVVGCMAAGGLTIVSNIPNIVGYLILRSAFPFSTIHMGWLFLGALGPSIISLGVFWLLRNIPEFLYCFFR, encoded by the coding sequence ATGATCCTGCCTTCGTACTCTTATTCTTTGAAAATAGGAGCAGCAGTGTTCTTTTTTTGCTCTATACTACATACCTTTCTGACTCCCTGGCTCTATACCCTCTGTCAGTCTTATGAACACAAAAAACTTGTTTTCCCAGAGTCTTGGAAACGCTATGTGCGCCTATCAGAACTTTTCAGAATTTTAAGTAGAGTAGAGGTTGTATTTTTTTTATGGTCAATTCCTCTCTTTTTCTGGTTCCTATATAGCGAAGGTTTCAGGATTACCATGGCATACTTTAATAGTAGAAACTATGGATTCGCTGTCTTTATTATGGTCATCCTTATTCTTCTCGAATCACGTCCTATAGTATTCTTTGCAGAACGTGTACTTTCGACAATTGCTAAGCTAGGTAATACCTCACCAAAAGCTTGGTGGTGGACATTGATGATAGCGCCACCCCTGCTTTCCTGCCTCCTTAAGGAAACAGGAGCTATGATTATCGGTGCTACATTGCTAATGAAGCATTTTTATAGTTTTTCTCCTTCACGACGTTTTGCATACGCTACTATTGGCCTTTTGTTCTCTAATATCTCAATAGGAGGACTGACAAGCTACGTATCCTCAAGAGCTCTCTTCCTGATCTTCCCTGCACTTAAATGGGATCATTCTTTTTTTCTTTCCCATTTCGCATGGAAAGCGGTAATTTCTATCTTAGTATCGACAACAATCTATTATTTTATTTTCCGTAAAGAGTTTAAGAATTTTCGAGATATTCCTAATACTAAAGATTCGACAGGAGAACAAGTACCTTGGTGGATCATCTGTGTCCATATTATATTCGTTGGTTCTATAATATTATCACGAGCTACACCATTGTTTATGGGAGCTCTTTTACTGTTTTATCTCGGATTCCAGAAATTCACTATTTTTTATCAAGATACGATAAACGTACCTAAGGTATGTTATGTAGGACTTTTCTATGCTGGCTTAGTCGTATTCGGAGATCTTCAGGAGTGGTGGGTGTTAAACTTAATGCATGGTCTCTCAGACTTTGGATATATGACAGTCTCATATACGCTATCTATATTTTTAGATAATGCACTTGTTAACTACCTGGTGCATAATCTTTCCGTAGCTACCGACTGCTATCATTACCTTGTAGTCGTAGGTTGTATGGCAGCAGGTGGTCTGACGATAGTTTCCAATATCCCAAATATTGTGGGGTATCTCATTCTAAGATCGGCTTTTCCTTTTTCGACAATTCATATGGGTTGGCTATTTCTCGGAGCTCTAGGACCCTCAATAATTTCTTTAGGAGTATTCTGGTTATTAAGAAATATTCCAGAGTTTTTATACTGTTTTTTCAGATAA
- the rbp7 gene encoding reticulate body protein Rbp-7: MSHKITLPEIDESTTTEVSRISKASNFIFSTVKKKANLCNIHGLCQAESSLSVEANKIISVAENILSGYFCK; encoded by the coding sequence ATGTCACACAAGATTACACTTCCTGAAATTGATGAAAGTACTACTACAGAAGTATCAAGGATTTCCAAGGCTTCCAATTTTATATTCTCAACAGTAAAGAAAAAAGCCAATTTATGTAATATCCATGGACTTTGCCAAGCAGAAAGCTCACTTTCTGTAGAAGCAAATAAAATTATATCAGTGGCTGAAAACATACTTTCTGGTTATTTTTGTAAATAG
- the plsX gene encoding phosphate acyltransferase PlsX translates to MEVQIGIDLMGGDHSPLVVWKVLVDILKCQDSSLPFAFTLFASEDVQKKIQEEFVTELPPDRFPKIIASKDFIAMEDSPLVAIRKKSSSMALGLDYLQEDKIDAFVSTGNTGALITLARTKIPLFPAVSRPALLVCIPTMQGHAVILDVGANISVKPEEIIDFARMGIAYRQCLGESRIPTIGLLNIGSEERKGTETHRQTFRMLRETFEDAFLGNIESGAVFNGIADIVVTDGFTGNIFLKTAEGVFEFLRRILGDKIETDIQHQLDYTFYPGSVVCGLSKLVIKCHGKASGPSLFQGILGSVNLAHAHLCKRILSNLL, encoded by the coding sequence ATGGAAGTGCAAATTGGGATAGATTTAATGGGAGGAGACCATTCTCCTCTTGTTGTTTGGAAAGTGCTGGTTGATATCCTTAAATGCCAAGATTCTAGCCTCCCCTTTGCTTTCACTCTTTTTGCTTCTGAGGATGTCCAAAAGAAGATTCAAGAAGAATTTGTAACGGAGCTTCCTCCCGATAGATTCCCTAAAATTATTGCTTCGAAGGATTTTATTGCTATGGAGGACTCTCCTTTAGTAGCTATCCGAAAAAAATCTTCGTCAATGGCTTTGGGTTTGGATTATCTTCAAGAAGATAAAATTGATGCTTTTGTATCCACAGGAAATACAGGAGCATTAATCACATTGGCTCGTACCAAGATTCCTCTTTTTCCAGCAGTATCTCGTCCTGCACTACTTGTTTGTATTCCTACGATGCAAGGTCATGCGGTCATTCTAGACGTTGGAGCAAATATTTCTGTTAAGCCTGAGGAGATCATAGATTTTGCTCGTATGGGCATTGCCTACCGTCAATGTCTTGGGGAGTCTAGGATTCCTACGATTGGCTTGCTTAATATTGGCTCGGAAGAACGTAAGGGAACGGAAACTCATCGTCAGACGTTTCGTATGCTTCGAGAAACTTTCGAAGATGCTTTTTTAGGTAATATAGAAAGTGGAGCTGTCTTTAATGGCATAGCAGATATTGTTGTAACTGATGGATTTACAGGAAATATTTTCTTGAAGACTGCGGAAGGGGTATTTGAATTTTTACGTCGTATTTTAGGGGATAAAATCGAGACAGATATTCAACATCAGTTAGACTATACGTTTTATCCTGGTTCTGTAGTTTGTGGTCTTTCTAAGCTTGTCATCAAGTGTCACGGCAAGGCTTCCGGTCCTTCTTTATTTCAAGGTATTCTAGGATCCGTAAATCTTGCTCACGCACACTTGTGCAAACGTATTTTGTCTAATTTGCTTTAG
- a CDS encoding Rne/Rng family ribonuclease codes for MENEILLNIESKEIRYAHLKNGLLFDLIIERKKVRQLKGNIYRGRVTNILRNIQSAFINIDERENGFIHISDILENSKKFEQMFDMDLETLPEGTSEVSVLAEGAPIEELLKLDSPVLVQVVKEPIGSKGARLTSNISIPGRYLVLLPNSPHRGVSRKIEDPHMREQLKQLIRSFEMPQDMGLICRTASTTASTEALINEAHDLLLTWKTILEKFYSTEQPCLLYSETDILKKAVITCIDKNYKRLLIDDYSTYQKCKRMLKKYSPDTSIKIEYYRDSIPMFERFNIEKEIDKATRRKIWLSSGGYLFFDKTEAMHTIDVNSGRSTQLENGVEETLVQINLEAAEEIARQLRLRNVGGLVIIDFIDMKSRKNQRRVLERLKEHMKYDAARCTILSMSEFGLVEMTRQRNRESLMQTLFTTCPYCSGNAIIKTPESVVIEIERDLKKVINHKEHTHLCLVIHPEIANYMKEENNDDEMINLAKQLKAKLQINTSDSLHLNHYQFFSLITGESIDL; via the coding sequence ATGGAAAATGAAATTTTACTCAACATAGAATCGAAAGAAATTCGTTATGCCCATCTAAAAAACGGTCTACTTTTTGATCTAATTATAGAGCGGAAAAAGGTTCGACAACTTAAAGGTAACATTTATCGAGGACGCGTCACTAATATTCTAAGAAATATTCAATCTGCCTTTATTAATATTGATGAGAGGGAGAATGGTTTTATTCATATTTCAGATATTTTAGAGAACTCCAAAAAGTTCGAACAGATGTTTGATATGGATCTAGAGACTCTCCCCGAGGGAACTTCAGAAGTTTCTGTTCTTGCTGAAGGGGCTCCAATTGAAGAACTGCTTAAATTAGATAGCCCTGTTCTGGTTCAAGTAGTCAAAGAGCCTATTGGAAGTAAGGGAGCACGTTTAACTTCGAATATTTCCATTCCAGGACGTTATTTGGTGCTTTTACCAAATTCCCCCCATCGCGGAGTGTCTAGAAAAATTGAAGACCCCCATATGAGAGAGCAACTAAAACAACTCATTCGTTCTTTTGAAATGCCTCAAGATATGGGGTTAATTTGTCGTACGGCAAGCACGACAGCATCTACTGAGGCTCTTATTAATGAAGCGCACGACCTATTATTAACTTGGAAGACTATTTTAGAAAAATTTTATTCCACAGAGCAGCCTTGTTTGCTTTATTCAGAGACAGATATACTAAAAAAAGCTGTTATTACGTGTATTGACAAGAACTACAAGCGACTCTTAATTGATGATTATAGCACGTATCAAAAGTGCAAACGCATGTTAAAAAAATACTCTCCTGACACCTCAATCAAGATAGAGTATTATCGAGATTCCATTCCTATGTTTGAACGTTTCAACATAGAAAAAGAAATAGATAAGGCAACAAGAAGAAAAATTTGGCTTTCTAGTGGAGGGTATTTATTTTTTGATAAAACAGAGGCTATGCACACTATAGATGTCAATTCAGGTAGAAGCACACAATTAGAAAATGGTGTAGAAGAAACTCTCGTCCAAATCAACCTAGAAGCTGCTGAGGAAATTGCTAGACAACTGCGTTTACGTAATGTCGGTGGTTTGGTGATTATTGACTTCATTGATATGAAGTCGCGTAAGAATCAGCGACGTGTTTTAGAGCGCTTGAAAGAACACATGAAATATGATGCTGCTCGGTGCACGATTTTAAGCATGAGTGAATTTGGACTTGTTGAGATGACTAGGCAAAGAAATCGAGAATCTTTAATGCAAACACTATTTACTACGTGTCCCTACTGCTCTGGAAATGCCATTATTAAAACACCCGAAAGTGTGGTAATTGAAATTGAAAGAGATTTAAAGAAAGTAATCAACCACAAAGAACATACTCATCTTTGTCTCGTTATACATCCAGAAATTGCTAATTACATGAAGGAGGAAAACAATGACGACGAGATGATTAACTTAGCAAAACAATTAAAAGCCAAGCTTCAGATCAATACATCAGACTCACTTCATTTAAATCACTACCAGTTCTTCTCACTCATTACAGGGGAAAGTATAGATTTATAG
- a CDS encoding insulinase family protein: MSWKFLLPILICFSLCATSCKHQFRSITNECPLQISTPAAADQKIEKIICNNGLPLLIISDPNLPTSGAALLVKTGNNADPEAYPGMAHFTEHCVFLGNEKYPEVSGFPEFLSANNGVYNAFTYPDKTVFLFSVENSAFSEAVDQFVHLFISPKFRQEDLDREKHAVHQEFAACPLSDTRRIHRIQQLAAPQDYPSARFGCGNASTLAPVTTEKMTEWFKLHYSPENMCAIAYTSAPFPKAKKQLAKIFAQIPRSRNYKEQQPFLPSGDTSSLKKLYINQAIQPTSNLEIYWHIYDSVPAIPLGCYKALSEVLRNETENSLVSLLKKERLITSLDVDVYKTSLNTSEFFISYELTEKGDQQYSKIIDLTFQYLQYIQEHGIPSYILEEISTINALNYCYSSKSPLFDLLCEQIVALATEDLSTYPYHTLVYPSYSSHDESLLLKIISDPEQARYILSTKNPKNWEETRELYDPIFNMTYYVKALEGVKDYGKKPSAHTMALPKPNMFIPKEVTLPEAQLLKKQEFPFSPVLSYQDDKLTVYYCEDRYYTTPKLSTQIRIRSPEITRSTPYPLVATELYCLALNDWLVREYYPATTAGLSFTSALGGDGIDLKISGYTTTASALLNSILTSLPNLEINAEAFAIYKKQLLELYQGGLLKCPVRSGLNEAISQAIKETYSNTTKLAALEEVSFGQFQLFASKLLNSVHLEAMVLGNLSNEQQKDFIGTLQGFTMPRSPYTRKPFYYELAVNRASEIYHDYPLTANGMLLLLQDENSSSIQSQVCAEMLFEWLHQVTFEELRTKQQLGYMVGARYRELASRPFGFFYIRSDAYPPEELMDKTSIFLNKVSSCPQDFGMSQEKFRNIRKAYINRILEPEDSFDMMNSVLFSLAFEHPSVEFSVPNAKITAAQTLTYEDFLEYCQRFLTNKFGVKTSVYIRGTQKNE; encoded by the coding sequence ATGTCCTGGAAATTTTTATTACCCATTTTAATTTGCTTTTCCCTATGCGCAACATCTTGTAAGCACCAATTTCGAAGTATTACTAACGAGTGTCCTTTACAGATCTCTACTCCTGCGGCTGCAGATCAAAAAATTGAAAAGATCATTTGTAATAATGGTCTACCTCTGCTCATCATTTCAGATCCTAATCTTCCTACTTCTGGAGCCGCTCTTCTTGTAAAAACAGGAAACAATGCTGATCCTGAAGCATATCCTGGAATGGCGCACTTCACAGAGCACTGTGTTTTTCTTGGAAATGAAAAGTATCCTGAGGTTTCTGGTTTCCCCGAATTTTTAAGTGCTAATAATGGGGTGTATAATGCATTTACTTATCCCGATAAAACTGTCTTTCTATTTTCCGTAGAAAATTCTGCTTTTTCTGAAGCTGTAGATCAATTTGTTCATTTATTTATTAGCCCTAAGTTTCGTCAAGAGGATCTCGATAGAGAAAAGCATGCAGTCCACCAAGAGTTTGCTGCCTGTCCTCTCTCTGATACAAGGCGTATCCACCGTATTCAGCAGCTTGCTGCTCCTCAAGACTACCCCTCTGCTCGTTTTGGCTGTGGCAATGCCTCTACCTTAGCTCCCGTTACCACAGAGAAAATGACTGAATGGTTCAAATTACATTATTCTCCTGAGAACATGTGTGCAATCGCTTACACATCCGCACCTTTTCCTAAGGCAAAAAAACAACTAGCGAAGATCTTTGCTCAGATTCCTAGATCTCGAAATTACAAGGAACAACAGCCTTTCCTTCCTTCTGGAGACACCTCCTCATTAAAAAAACTCTATATTAACCAGGCAATTCAACCCACCTCTAATCTAGAAATCTATTGGCATATCTATGACTCCGTTCCGGCGATTCCCTTAGGTTGCTATAAAGCTCTTTCTGAAGTCTTAAGAAATGAGACTGAGAACAGTTTGGTATCTTTATTAAAAAAGGAACGGTTAATTACAAGTTTAGATGTGGATGTTTATAAAACATCTTTAAATACCAGTGAATTTTTTATTAGTTATGAACTTACAGAAAAGGGTGATCAACAGTATTCTAAAATTATTGACCTTACCTTCCAGTATCTTCAATATATTCAAGAGCACGGTATTCCTAGCTATATTCTCGAAGAGATCTCGACAATTAATGCTTTGAACTATTGTTATAGTTCTAAAAGTCCTCTTTTCGATTTACTTTGTGAACAAATTGTAGCTTTAGCTACGGAAGATTTATCCACTTATCCTTATCACACACTAGTTTATCCTTCATATTCTTCTCATGACGAGTCACTTCTTCTTAAAATAATTTCTGATCCCGAACAAGCACGTTATATTCTCTCTACAAAGAATCCCAAAAATTGGGAAGAAACTAGAGAACTCTATGATCCTATCTTTAATATGACTTATTATGTAAAAGCATTAGAAGGGGTTAAAGATTATGGAAAAAAGCCATCAGCACACACAATGGCTCTTCCGAAGCCAAATATGTTTATTCCAAAAGAAGTGACGCTTCCTGAGGCACAACTACTAAAAAAACAAGAGTTCCCTTTTTCTCCTGTACTCAGTTACCAAGATGATAAGTTAACTGTATATTATTGTGAGGACCGTTACTATACAACCCCAAAACTTTCTACTCAGATTCGTATTCGTTCTCCCGAGATTACTAGATCAACTCCTTATCCTTTAGTTGCGACAGAACTGTATTGCTTGGCTTTAAATGATTGGCTCGTAAGAGAGTATTATCCTGCAACTACGGCAGGTCTTTCCTTTACTTCTGCTTTAGGCGGTGACGGTATTGATTTAAAAATTTCGGGTTACACAACAACGGCTTCTGCGTTACTGAACTCTATTTTAACATCATTACCTAATTTAGAGATTAACGCGGAGGCATTTGCAATATATAAAAAGCAATTGTTGGAGCTCTACCAAGGAGGTTTACTTAAGTGCCCTGTACGTTCTGGTCTTAACGAGGCAATTTCTCAAGCCATCAAGGAAACTTATTCTAACACTACGAAACTTGCGGCTCTTGAAGAAGTAAGTTTTGGCCAATTCCAACTGTTTGCTTCTAAACTATTGAATAGCGTACACCTTGAAGCAATGGTTTTAGGAAATCTCTCTAACGAGCAGCAAAAGGATTTTATTGGTACCTTGCAAGGTTTCACGATGCCTCGTTCTCCCTATACTAGAAAGCCTTTTTACTATGAGTTAGCAGTTAATCGAGCTTCTGAGATCTATCATGACTATCCATTGACAGCAAATGGTATGCTGTTACTACTCCAAGATGAGAATTCCTCATCTATACAAAGCCAAGTCTGTGCAGAGATGTTATTTGAATGGCTCCACCAGGTTACTTTCGAAGAACTTAGAACAAAACAGCAGCTAGGGTATATGGTGGGGGCTCGTTATAGAGAGCTTGCTTCAAGACCTTTTGGCTTCTTCTATATCCGTTCGGATGCATATCCTCCAGAGGAACTCATGGATAAAACCTCCATATTTCTTAACAAGGTTTCCAGCTGTCCTCAGGACTTTGGAATGTCTCAAGAAAAATTTAGAAACATACGCAAAGCTTATATCAATAGGATATTAGAACCAGAGGATTCCTTTGACATGATGAACTCAGTGTTATTTTCTTTAGCTTTTGAGCATCCCTCTGTTGAGTTTTCTGTCCCTAATGCAAAGATTACTGCTGCGCAAACATTGACATACGAAGACTTCTTAGAATATTGTCAACGTTTTCTTACTAATAAATTTGGAGTAAAAACTAGCGTCTATATACGTGGCACTCAAAAGAATGAATAA